The following proteins are encoded in a genomic region of Cryptomeria japonica chromosome 11, Sugi_1.0, whole genome shotgun sequence:
- the LOC131077738 gene encoding class V chitinase CHIT5b yields the protein MKNTRIVFWALCLFFCSAEAGEGKDCVSSSVKAAYWPSIKISLMPPASINAPLYSHILYGFAQMNNHTFKLEGEKMMADFTATVQKKNPCVKTLISINGGGSNALALALMTTNPIHRAVFIKSAIALARRHAFHGLDLDWEFPTNTTEMENLGNLFSEWRHAINLESRSSGRPPLLLTAAVYYAHTFVIYGEHRSYPTASIAKNLDWVNVMCYDYKGSWDTSATGAHAVLYDHSSNISSSYGITSWIESGLPPEKLVMGMPLYGKSWVLKSQNQTGIGAPAVAAGPKQSTSDESGIMFYSEITDFVREKHATEVFDTESVSAYSYAGELWVGYDNPDCVAAKVKFAKKRGLLGYFFWAISQDSNWTLSTTALESWDKYL from the exons ATGAAGAACACCCGAATTGTATTTTGGGCACTATGTTTATTCTTCTGTTCAGCAGAGGCTGGTGAAGGGAAAGATTGCGTTTCATCAAGTGTTAAGGCAGCGTATTGGCCGTCTATCAAGATCTCACTCATGCCGCCCGCCTCCATCAACGCACCTCTCTACTCACACATCCTCTACGGCTTTGCACAAATGAACAACCACACATTCAAGCTGGAAGGAGAGAAAATGATGGCCGATTTCACCGCAACAGTGCAGAAGAAAAACCCGTGCGTGAAGACGCTCATCTCCATCAACGGCGGGGGCTCCAACGCCCTTGCCTTGGCTCTCATGACCACCAATCCGATCCACCGTGCGGTCTTCATAAAATCAGCCATCGCCCTCGCCAGACGCCACGCCTTCCACGGCCTCGACCTCGATTGGGAATTTCCCACCAACACTACGGAAATGGAGAATTTGGGCAATTTGTTCTCAGAATGGAGACACGCCATAAATTTAGAGAGCAGATCGTCGGGCCGCCCTCCGCTTCTCCTGACCGCAGCCGTGTACTATGCGCACACCTTCGTCATATACGGTGAACACAGAAGCTACCCGACGGCCTCCATTGCCAAAAACCTGGACTGGGTGAATGTGATGTGCTATGACTATAAGGGCTCGTGGGACACATCTGCCACGGGAGCCCACGCAGTGCTTTATGATCATAGCTCCAACATTTCGAGCAGCTATGGAATTACATCTTGGATTGAGTCTGGATTACCACCGGAGAAACTTGTTATGGGTATGCCGCTTTACGGGAAATCTTGGGTGCTCAAGTCGCAAAACCAGACGGGCATAGGAGCTCCTGCTGTGGCGGCTGGTCCCAAGCAAAGTACCAGCGACGAAAGTGGTATTATGTTTTACTCTGAGATCACAGATTTCGTACGGGAGAAGCATGCGACTGAGGTGTTCGATACGGAAAGCGTGTCAGCTTACAGCTACGCGGGAGAGTTATGGGTGGGTTATGATAACCCGGACTGTGTGGCTGCCAAGGTTAAATTCGCCAAGAAAAGGGGCCTTTTGGGATACTTCTTTTGGGCCATTAGCCAGGACAGCAACTGGACATTGTCCACCACAG CATTAGAGTCGTGGGACAAATATCTTTGA